From Pseudomonas fluorescens:
CCGAGCGCCTGCCATTGCGGGATGGCAGTTGCGGGCTGATCTTCTCCAGCCTGGCGGTGCAATGGTGTGCGGACTTCGCGGCGGTGCTCAACGAGGCGTATCGAGTGCTGCAGGCCGGTGGCGTGCTGGCGTTCGCAAGCTTGTGCGTGGGCACCCTGGATGAGTTGCGCGAAAGCTGGCGGGCAGCGGATGGCCTGGTGCACGTCAATCGCTTCCGGACCTTCGAGGCTTACCAGCAGTTGTGCGCGGCCAGTGGCTTGCGTGTGATCAGCCTGGAGCGTCAACCCCATGTGCTGCACTACCCGGATGTGCGCAGCCTGACCCATGAATTGAAGGCGCTGGGGGCGCACAATCTCAACCCTGGGCGACCGGGAGGGTTGACGGGGCGTGCGCGGATTGTTGCACTGGTGAACGCTTATGAGCGGTTCCGTCGGGCCCAGGGCCTGCCGGCGACTTACCAAGTGGTGTACGCCGTACTGGAGAAACCTTTATGAGCGCCGCTTATTTCATCACCGGTACCGACACCGATGTCGGCAAGACCACCGTCGCTGCCGGCCTGCTGCGCGCGGCGCGCCAGGCTGGCAAAAGCACCGCCGCCGGCAAACCGGTTGCCTCCGGTTGCCAGGTCACGCCCAAGGGCCTGCGCAACGCCGACGCCCTGGCGCTGCTCGCTGAGTGTTCATTACCGCTGACGTATGCCGAGGTCAACCCGGTGGCGTTCGAACCGGCCATTGCCCCCCATTTGGCCGCGCGAGAGGCGGGTGTGGCGCTGACGGTGCAGTCGCTGCTCAAACCCATGCAGCAGGTCCTGGCACGGCAAGCAGATTTCACCTTGATCGAAGGCGCGGGCGGCTGGCGCGTGCCATTGGCTGATCAGGACAACCTGTCGGACCTGGCCATGGCGCTCAAGTTACCGGTGATTCTGGTGGTGGGCGTGCGCCTGGGGTGCATCAGCCATGCGTTGCTGACTGCCGAAGCTATCGCAAGGGACGGTTTGCCCCTGGCGGGCTGGGTGGCGAATATCATCGACCCCAAGACCTCTCGTCTGGAAGAAAACCTCGCCACCCTGGCCGAGCGCTTGCCCGCTCCTTGCCTGGGCCGGGTGCCGAAACTCAAGCACGCCAGTGCTGAGGCGGTGGCCGAGCACCTGCAACTGGACCTGCTTGACTGATTTTGGCTATCGATAAGGCATTATGCCATTAGCGTTTTTGACGGGCCTTTTGACAGGATCTCTGCTTCAATTCAACTTCACGATTCTCTTAGCAGGGCCACGCCATGGAAATCTCTGGCAGCAGTGCGTTTTATTCAGGCTTGAGCACCATTCAGGCCGGGCAAAGCCGTGTCGACCAGGCCGCCGGCAAGATTGCCAGCGCCGCGACAACCCAGCCCTCGGATGCGCAGGTAGACCTTCTACGTGCCAACGCCCGTGCCCAGCCGTCCAATTCGGCGAGCAACATGGTGGAAATGGCGCAAGGCAAGTTTCAAGTGGAGCTCGGCGCGAAAGTCGCCAAGGCTTCGGACGAAATGCTCGGCACGTTGATCGATACCTTCGCTTAATCCCCGACCCCCTCTAAGCGCGGGCCCTCGTGGCGAGCGGGCTTGTTGTGGCGAGCGGGCTTGCCCCGCGTTGGGCTGCGAAGCGGCCCCAAAACCAACCACCCAGGTAATACCTGATACACCGCATTCAGATTTATTGGGGCTGCTGCGCAGCCCAACGCGGGGCAAGCCCGCTCGCCACAATAAGCCCCGCATTGCCACATGCCTTCCCTCTGAATTTTCTGCATATCCTTCTGATGTGGCATCCCGCCGCAGGCCTGGCCGTGTCTGCCCATAACCTGCATCAGGACAAACGGTGTCGGGTGGACGCTTGACAACCCCAGGTCGTAAACGTATGTTTCAAACACCTGTTTGACCGCCATAACAAATCCACGCGGTTGTTCATTCCAGATACATCAGCAGAGGTTTATCGCTATGCCTGACTACAAGGCCCCCTTGCGTGATATTCGCTTCGTTCGTGACGAACTGCTTGGTTATGAAGCGCACTATCAGAGCCTGCCGGCTTGCCAGGACGCTACCCCGGACATGGTTGACGCCATTCTCGAAGAAGGCGCCAAGTTCTGTGAGCAAGTGCTGGCACCGTTGAACCGCGTGGGTGACATCGAAGGGTGCACCTGGAGCGAGTCAGGCGTTAAGACCCCTGCTGGTTTCAAAGAAGCCTACAAACAGTTCGTCGAAGGCGGCTGGCCAAGCCTGGCCCACGACGTGGCGCATGG
This genomic window contains:
- the bioC gene encoding malonyl-ACP O-methyltransferase BioC — its product is MTDLSHPPLPGALPDKRQVAASFSRAAASYDSVAELQRAVGHELLARLPSAGAPQRWLDMGCGTGYFSRVLGGLWPASHGVALDIAEGMLNHARPLGGAEHFIAGDAERLPLRDGSCGLIFSSLAVQWCADFAAVLNEAYRVLQAGGVLAFASLCVGTLDELRESWRAADGLVHVNRFRTFEAYQQLCAASGLRVISLERQPHVLHYPDVRSLTHELKALGAHNLNPGRPGGLTGRARIVALVNAYERFRRAQGLPATYQVVYAVLEKPL
- the bioD gene encoding dethiobiotin synthase, whose translation is MSAAYFITGTDTDVGKTTVAAGLLRAARQAGKSTAAGKPVASGCQVTPKGLRNADALALLAECSLPLTYAEVNPVAFEPAIAPHLAAREAGVALTVQSLLKPMQQVLARQADFTLIEGAGGWRVPLADQDNLSDLAMALKLPVILVVGVRLGCISHALLTAEAIARDGLPLAGWVANIIDPKTSRLEENLATLAERLPAPCLGRVPKLKHASAEAVAEHLQLDLLD